In a single window of the Gossypium hirsutum isolate 1008001.06 chromosome A13, Gossypium_hirsutum_v2.1, whole genome shotgun sequence genome:
- the LOC107893344 gene encoding PHD finger protein ALFIN-LIKE 5: MDGGTLHSLRTVEEVFRDFKGRRAGIIKALTADVGEFFEQCDPEKENLCLYGLPTEQWEVTLPAEEVPPELPEPALGINFARDGMQEKDWLALVAVHSDAWLLAVAHYFGARFGFDKADRKRLFTMINDFPTIFEIVSGSAKKQTKEKSSVSNHSSNKSKSSGKARGSESAKYSKSVQLKDEEEGLDEEVEVEEEHGDTLCGACGENYASDEFWICCDICEKWFHGKCVKITPARAEHIKQYKCPSCSNKRARP, encoded by the exons ATGGACGGAGGAACACTGCATAGCCTCAGAACAGTAGAGGAAGTCTTTAGGGATTTCAAAGGCCGCCGTGCAGGAATCATCAAAGCCTTAACCGCCG ATGTTGGAGAATTTTTTGAACAGTGCGATCCtg AGAAGGAGAATCTTTGCTTGTATGGACTTCCTACTGAACAGTGGGAAGTTACTTTACCTGCAGAGGAAGTGCCTCCTGAGCTTCCGGAGCCCGCATTGGGTATTAACTTTGCTAGAGACGGGATGCAAGAAAAGGACTGGTTGGCACTTGTTGCTGTTCATAGTGATGCGTGGTTACTAGCAGTGGCTCACTATTTTGGTGCTAGGTTTGGTTTTGATAAAGCTGACAG GAAACGTCTCTTCACTATGATAAATGATTTCCCTACAATATTTGAAATCGTCTCTGGAAGTGCCAAGAAACAGACAAAGGAGAAGTCATCAGTTTCAAATCATAGCAGCAATAAATCCAAGTCCAGTGGAAAAGCT AGAGGGTCTGAATCTGCTAAATACTCAAAGAGCGTGCAACTGAAGGATGAGGAAGAGGGATTGGACGAGGAAGTGGAAGTGGAAGAGGAGCACGGGGACACCTTGTGTGGCGCATGCGGTGAGAACTATGCGTCAGATGAGTTCTGGATTTGCTGCGACATATGTGAAAAGTGGTTCCATGGCAAATGCGTAAAGATCACCCCCGCCAGGGCCGAGCATATCAAGCAGTACAAGTGTCCCTCTTGCAGCAACAAGAGAGCACGACCTTGA
- the LOC107893345 gene encoding alpha/beta hydrolase domain-containing protein WAV2 isoform X2: MVSYVSVLLYGVGGMVMAGMALLVAFQEKLVYVPVLPGLTKSYPITPARLGLVYEDVWLRSLDGIRLHAWFIKLFPECRGPTILFFQENAGNIAHRLEMVRIMLQRLQCNVFMLSYRGYGASDGYPSQHGIINDAQAALDHLSQRTDIDTDRIVVFGRSLGGAVGSVLTKNNPDKVAAMILENTFTSILDMAGVLLPFLKWFIGGPGTKGPKILNFLVRSPWSTIDIIGQVKQPILFLSGLQDEMVPPSHMQMLYAKAAAHNRQCILVEFPTGMHMDTWLSGGDHYWKTIQQFFEKHVPKTGYDSQRRGD; the protein is encoded by the exons atgGTGTCTTACGTAAGCGTGTTGTTGTACGGAGTGGGAGGGATGGTGATGGCTGGGATGGCGTTGCTGGTAGCGTTTCAAGAGAAGCTCGTTTACGTTCCGGTTTTGCCGGGTCTAACTAAATCTTACCCGATAACGCCGGCCCGACTCGGGCTCGTCTACGAGGACGTTTGGCTCAGATCCTTGGACGGAATCCGACTCCATGCTTggttcatcaagctcttccctgAGTGTCGAG GCCCAACCATCCTGTTTTTTCAAGAGAATGCTGGAA ACATTGCTCACCGTCTGGAAATGGTACGCATAATGCTGCAGAGGTTACAGTGCAATGTCTTCATGCTATCATATCGAGG TTATGGAGCAAGTGATGGTTATCCTTCTCAGCATGGAATTATTAACGATGCTCAG GCTGCCCTGGATCATCTCTCCCAGCGGACTGATATTGACACAGATAGAATAGTGGTCTTTGGAAGATCACTTGGGGGTGCTGTTGGATCAGTACTCACCAAAAACAATCCTGATAAG GTTGCTGCAATGATATTAGAAAACACTTTCACATCTATTCTGGACATGGCTGGAGTTTTATTGCCTTTCCTGAAGTGGTTTATTGGAGGCCCGGGTACCAAAGGTCCCAAAATTCTTAATTTTCTTGTCCGTTCGCCATGGAGTACCATAGACATCATTGGGCAG GTCAAGCAGCCTATCCTTTTTCTTTCTGGATTGCAAGACGAAATGGTTCCGCCATCCCATATGCAAATGCTTTATGCTAAAGCAGCTGCTCATAACAGGCAATGCATTTTGGTAGAATTCCCTACTGGCATGCACATGGACACTTGGTTATCTGGCGGTGATCACTACTGGAAAACAATTCAGCAGTTTTTTGAAAAACATGTGCCGAAAACTGGATATG ATTCCCAGAGGAGAGGTGACTAG
- the LOC107893345 gene encoding alpha/beta hydrolase domain-containing protein WAV2 isoform X1, whose translation MVSYVSVLLYGVGGMVMAGMALLVAFQEKLVYVPVLPGLTKSYPITPARLGLVYEDVWLRSLDGIRLHAWFIKLFPECRGPTILFFQENAGNIAHRLEMVRIMLQRLQCNVFMLSYRGYGASDGYPSQHGIINDAQAALDHLSQRTDIDTDRIVVFGRSLGGAVGSVLTKNNPDKVAAMILENTFTSILDMAGVLLPFLKWFIGGPGTKGPKILNFLVRSPWSTIDIIGQVKQPILFLSGLQDEMVPPSHMQMLYAKAAAHNRQCILVEFPTGMHMDTWLSGGDHYWKTIQQFFEKHVPKTGYGIDSQRRGD comes from the exons atgGTGTCTTACGTAAGCGTGTTGTTGTACGGAGTGGGAGGGATGGTGATGGCTGGGATGGCGTTGCTGGTAGCGTTTCAAGAGAAGCTCGTTTACGTTCCGGTTTTGCCGGGTCTAACTAAATCTTACCCGATAACGCCGGCCCGACTCGGGCTCGTCTACGAGGACGTTTGGCTCAGATCCTTGGACGGAATCCGACTCCATGCTTggttcatcaagctcttccctgAGTGTCGAG GCCCAACCATCCTGTTTTTTCAAGAGAATGCTGGAA ACATTGCTCACCGTCTGGAAATGGTACGCATAATGCTGCAGAGGTTACAGTGCAATGTCTTCATGCTATCATATCGAGG TTATGGAGCAAGTGATGGTTATCCTTCTCAGCATGGAATTATTAACGATGCTCAG GCTGCCCTGGATCATCTCTCCCAGCGGACTGATATTGACACAGATAGAATAGTGGTCTTTGGAAGATCACTTGGGGGTGCTGTTGGATCAGTACTCACCAAAAACAATCCTGATAAG GTTGCTGCAATGATATTAGAAAACACTTTCACATCTATTCTGGACATGGCTGGAGTTTTATTGCCTTTCCTGAAGTGGTTTATTGGAGGCCCGGGTACCAAAGGTCCCAAAATTCTTAATTTTCTTGTCCGTTCGCCATGGAGTACCATAGACATCATTGGGCAG GTCAAGCAGCCTATCCTTTTTCTTTCTGGATTGCAAGACGAAATGGTTCCGCCATCCCATATGCAAATGCTTTATGCTAAAGCAGCTGCTCATAACAGGCAATGCATTTTGGTAGAATTCCCTACTGGCATGCACATGGACACTTGGTTATCTGGCGGTGATCACTACTGGAAAACAATTCAGCAGTTTTTTGAAAAACATGTGCCGAAAACTGGATATGGTATTG ATTCCCAGAGGAGAGGTGACTAG
- the LOC107893343 gene encoding protein PLASTID MOVEMENT IMPAIRED 1-RELATED 1, with product MMLSKAEARKKNGGNSSNGKLLNEIETMSKALYLDKNRSSNSFSAFNSRSKPTWKTNLPEPKSTVKNSNEDPLLKEKKSVWNWKPLKVFSNVRNRRFNCCFSLEVHSIECLPVSFNDLSLFVHWKRRDGDLTTRPSKVFNGTVEFREKLTYTCSIYGVRSGLSAKYEAKHCMLFASVLGTPDFDLGKHRVDLTRLLPLTLEELEEEKSTGKWTTSFKLSGKAKGATMNVSFGYMVVGDNSVLLKNNQHRAELSHIKQNNQSTGKAVAGFDHIDLVTTRCVESLPSLVNTRPFGSSPVVEEIKDLHEVLSVPKSELNVKNTVDQKLDEEKPDASASSKPEPDVLNEHFVPIRPPASLASESINEYIEKENEDNDFSVDKKGIELSSEEQARSEEVTFVATLENPQVVEINPGMGVNFEECSQLHPSNQGEARLEEGTLVATLSTVENPQVVEINPGVGENFEECSQLHPSNQGEARSEEVSLAATLSTVETPQVDEINPGVGENFEECSQLHPSNQGEARSEEVSLAATLSTVETSQVDEINPGVGENFEECSQLHISNQGDMLVVQDRSSEEDEQCSNESLMRELDLALDGVTNLGEALASSPGLEDPEDYMDNKGDYKAKSLGLDEATESVATDFLNMLGIDHSLLGLSSESEPESPRERLLRQFEKDTLASGCSLFDFDMADEEELESGFDTSTASGWGSLTESFDLSSFIQDAEQEYQKETGGRNKTRAKVLEDLESEALMREWGLNEKAFQQSRSGSSVGFGSPGDLPPEDPLELPPLGDGLGPFLQTKNGGFLRSMNPSLFRDAKSGGNLIMQVSNPVVVPAEMGSGIMDILQQLASVGIEKLSMQANKLMPLEDITGKTMEQVAWEAAPALEGPERQCSLQHDFEVGEDMSSRQKKVKRRSTRPSSSDLNSTSVNEMGSDYVALEDLAPLAMDKIEALSMEGLRIQSGMSDEDAPSNISARSFGEISALQGKGFGISGSLGLDGTAGLQLLDIKDSGDNVDGLMGLSLTLDEWMRLDSGDIDDEDQISERTSKILAAHHATSLDSICRGSKGEKKRGKKCGLLGNNFTVALMVQLRDTMRNYEPVGAPMLALIQVERVFVPPKPKIYATVSALSNDNQDDDDSEAATKEKVKPEEMKEEKASQEEGIPQYRITDVHVAGLKTEPSKKKLWGSTAQQQSGSRWLLANGMGKSNKHPLLKSKPGFKSSTPSTTKVQPGDTLWSISSRIHGTGAKWKELAALNPHIRNPNVILPNETIRYR from the exons ATGATGTTGTCGAAAGCTGAAGCTAGGAAGAAGAATGGTGGGAATTCGAGTAATGGGAAgttattgaatgaaattgaaactATGAGCAAAGCTTTGTATTTAGACAAGAACCGTTCAAGCAATTCATTTTCTGCTTTTAATTCTCGGTCTAAACCGACCTGGAAAACCAATTTGCCGGAACCGAAATCAACCGTGAAAAATAGTAATGAGGACCCTCTGCTTAAAGAGAAGAAATCTGTTTGGAATTGGAAGCCTTTGAAAGTGTTTTCAAATGTTCGGAACCGGAGGTTTAATTGTTGTTTCTCACTTGAAGTACACTCCATTGAGTGTTTACCAGTAAGTTTTAATGATCTTAGTCTATTTGTGCATTGGAAGAGGCGGGATGGGGATCTAACAACTCGTCCTTCTAAAGTTTTTAATGGAACTGTGGAATTCAGAGAGAAGTTGACGTATACGTGTTCCATATATGGTGTTCGAAGTGGCCTTTCGGCCAAGTATGAGGCTAAGCATTGCATGCTTTTTGCATCTGTGTTGGGAACACCAGACTTTGATTTGGGGAAGCATCGAGTTGACCTTACGCGGTTACTTCCACTTACATTGGAAGAATTAGAGGAAGAGAAGAGTACGGGGAAGTGGACGACAAGTTTTAAGTTATCAGGGAAGGCCAAAGGTGCTACCATGAATGTTAGTTTTGGTTATATGGTTGTTGGGGATAATTCTGTGCTGCTCAAAAATAATCAGCATCGTGCTGAGTTATCACATATAAAGCAGAATAATCAGAGTACAGGAAAAGCCGTTGCTGGATTTGATCACATTGACCTGGTCACAACGAGGTGTGTTGAGAGTCTTCCCAGTTTAGTTAACACCAGGCCTTTTGGCTCATCTCCCGTTGTGGAAGAGATAAAAGATCTTCATGAAGTTTTGTCTGTGCCAAAGTCAGAGCTCAATGTTAAAAACACAGTAGACCAGAAGCTTGATGAAGAAAAGCCTGATGCTTCTGCTTCTTCCAAGCCTGAACCTGATGTGTTAAATGAACATTTTGTGCCCATCAGACCTCCAGCTTCCCTTGCATCTGAATCAATTAACGaatatattgaaaaagaaaatgaagataatGACTTCTCTGTTGACAAAAAAGGGATAGAGTTGTCTTCAGAAGAACAAGCTAGGTCGGAGGAAGTTACCTTCGTGGCTACTTTAGAAAACCCTCAAGTTGTTGAAATTAATCCTGGCATGGGAGTAAATTTTGAAGAATGTTCTCAGCTTCATCCCTCTAATCAAGGAGAGGCTAGGTTGGAGGAAGGTACCCTCGTGGCTACTTTATCAACCGTAGAAAACCCTCAAGTTGTTGAAATTAATCCTGGCGTGGGAGAAAATTTTGAAGAATGTTCTCAGCTTCATCCCTCTAATCAAGGAGAGGCTAGGTCGGAGGAAGTTTCCCTTGCGGCTACTTTATCAACTGTAGAAACCCCACAAGTTGATGAAATTAATCCTGGCGTGGGAGAAAATTTTGAAGAATGTTCTCAGCTTCATCCCTCTAATCAAGGAGAGGCTAGGTCGGAGGAAGTTTCCCTTGCGGCTACTTTATCAACCGTAGAAACCTCACAAGTTGATGAAATTAATCCTGGTGTGGGAGAAAATTTTGAAGAATGTTCTCAGCTTCATATCTCTAATCAAGGAGATATGCTCGTGGTGCAAGATCGCAGTTCCGAAGAGGATGAACAGTGCTCAAATGAATCGCTGATGAGAGAATTGGATTTAGCTTTAGATGGTGTTACAAATTTGGGGGAAGCATTAGCTTCTTCTCCTGGCCTTGAAGATCCAGAGGACTACATGGATAATAAAGGTGATTATAAGGCGAAATCACTTGGCTTGGATGAAGCTACTGAATCTGTCGCAACTGATTTCTTGAATATGCTCGGTATTGATCATAGTCTACTTGGCTTGAGTTCTGAGAGTGAACCTGAGTCACCAAGGGAGCGTTTATTAAGGCAATTTGAGAAGGATACCCTAGCCAGCGGTTGCTCATTATTTGATTTTGACATGGCTGATGAAGAGGAACTAGAATCTGGTTTCGACACCTCAACTGCATCTGGTTGGGGGAGCTTGACCGAGAGTTTTGATTTATCATCTTTTATCCAAGATGCTGAGCAAGAATATCAGAAGGAAACTGGTGGGAGGAATAAAACGAGAGCTAAAGTGTTGGAAGACTTGGAGTCTGAAGCGTTAATGCGTGAGTGGGGATTGAATGAGAAGGCTTTTCAGCAATCTCGATCTGGGTCTTCTGTTGGGTTTGGGAGCCCAGGAGATTTGCCTCCTGAAGATCCACTTGAACTGCCTCCTCTCGGAGATGGTTTAGGTCCATTTCTTCAGACAAAGAACGGAGGATTTTTGCGATCTATGAATCCCTCACTTTTCCGGGATGCTAAAAGTGGTGGGAACCTGATCATGCAGGTGTCTAATCCGGTTGTAGTACCTGCAGAAATGGGTTCTGGTATAATGGATATACTTCAGCAACTGGCCTCAGTTGGGATTGAGAAGCTCTCTATGCAGGCAAATAAGTTGATGCCTTTGGAGGATATTACCGGTAAAACTATGGAACAAGTTGCATGGGAAGCTGCTCCTGCTCTGGAGGGACCGGAGAG GCAATGTTCGTTGCAGCATGACTTTGAAGTTGGGGAAGATATGTCTAGCAGgcaaaagaaagttaaaagaagaTCAACTCGACCCAGCTCTAGCGATCTTAATTCAACCTCTGTCAATGAGATGGGGTCAGATTATGTAGCCCTTGAAGATCTTGCTCCATTGGCAATGGATAAGATTGAAGCTCTCTCAATGGAAGGGTTGAGAATTCAGTCAGGCATGTCAGATGAAGATGCACCTTCAAACATCAGTGCACGGTCTTTTGGGGAAATTTCAGCCCTTCAAGGCAAGGGGTTTGGTATTAGTGGGTCCCTTGGTCTGGATGGAACTGCCGGGTTGCAATTGTTGGATATAAAAGACAGCGGTGATAATGTCGATGGATTAATGGGTCTGTCACTAACTCTTGATGAATGGATGAGACTTGATTCCGgggatattgacgatgaagatcaaatAAGCGAGCGAACTTCTAAAATCCTTGCTGCTCATCATGCTACATCATTGGACTCAATTTGCAGAGGGTCAAAGGGAGAGAAAAAACGGGGTAAAAAGTGTGGTTTGTTAGGGAATAACTTCACAGTGGCATTGATGGTGCAACTTCGCGATACCATGAGAAACTACGAGCCAGTTGGTGCACCAATGCTTGCTCTTATTCAAGTGGAGAGAGTGTTTGTCCCACCAAAACCAAAGATATATGCTACTGTTTCGGCTTTGAGCAACGACAATCAAGATGATGATGACTCCGAGGCCGCCACAAAAGAGAAGGTGAAACCTGAGGAGATGAAAGAAGAAAAAGCTTCCCAAGAGGAAGGTATTCCTCAATACAGAATCACCGATGTTCATGTTGCAGGTTTGAAGACCGAGCCCAGCAAGAAAAAACTTTGGGGTAGCACGGCCCAACAACAATCCGGTTCTCGATGGTTGCTGGCCAATGGAATGGGAAAGAGCAATAAGCATCCATTATTGAAATCCAAGCCTGGTTTTAAATCTTCAACCCCCTCAACAACAAAGGTTCAACCAGGTGACACTTTGTGGAGCATCTCGTCTCGTATTCACGGTACCGGGGCTAAATGGAAAGAATTGGCAGCCCTTAATCCTCATATTCGAAACCCTAACGTTATATTACCCAATGAAACTATCAGATATCGATAA